A single genomic interval of Stieleria maiorica harbors:
- a CDS encoding dihydrolipoyl dehydrogenase family protein: MTDSAIPATDIHNLGSSMRKEHYHNVVIGSGEAGKFLAWTLARQNQSTIVVERSALGGACPNVACLPSKNVIHSAKVASLLRRGEEFGISTDSISVDMRGVVRRKQGMIDGLADLHIERFNTSGAEVVVGEGRFVEDRTIAVELRSGGTRLLRGERVFIATGTRAQVRIAFRIGDEPKTEMITATDLLVAAGRTPNTDRLDASKGGIELDAAGFIRVNDRLETTAREVWALGEVAGSPKFTHVSYDDFRVVRDNLAGGNRTTTNRLIPSVMFTDPELARVGLNETEAKRQGIAFRVAKIPMAAVLRSRTLSETRGFVKALVGDDDRLLGFTAFGVEASEMLAAVQTAMLAPVPYTLLTDAIFAHPTTAEGLGVLLSERPKYEPIVVRDDQVTV, translated from the coding sequence ATGACCGACTCAGCCATTCCCGCGACTGACATCCACAATCTCGGATCAAGCATGAGGAAAGAGCATTATCACAATGTCGTCATTGGCAGTGGCGAAGCGGGCAAGTTCCTGGCTTGGACTCTTGCCCGTCAAAATCAGTCGACGATTGTCGTCGAGCGCAGCGCACTCGGTGGTGCCTGCCCCAACGTGGCGTGCTTGCCCAGCAAGAACGTGATCCACAGCGCGAAAGTGGCCTCGCTACTGCGCCGCGGAGAAGAGTTTGGTATTTCGACGGACAGCATTTCGGTCGATATGCGAGGCGTGGTGCGTCGCAAGCAAGGTATGATCGACGGGCTTGCCGACCTGCACATTGAGCGGTTTAACACCAGTGGCGCCGAAGTTGTCGTTGGGGAAGGGCGATTTGTCGAAGACCGGACGATCGCCGTCGAGTTGCGATCGGGTGGAACGAGGCTGCTGCGCGGCGAACGGGTCTTCATTGCAACTGGTACGCGCGCCCAAGTTCGAATCGCGTTTCGCATCGGAGATGAACCGAAAACCGAAATGATTACCGCAACCGACCTTCTTGTCGCCGCAGGAAGGACGCCGAACACCGACCGCCTGGACGCGTCGAAAGGCGGAATCGAACTCGACGCAGCAGGCTTCATTCGTGTGAACGACCGCCTTGAGACGACGGCAAGAGAGGTGTGGGCATTAGGCGAGGTGGCGGGAAGCCCGAAATTCACTCACGTGAGCTACGACGACTTCCGCGTCGTTCGCGACAACTTGGCAGGCGGCAATCGCACGACCACCAATCGCTTGATCCCTTCGGTAATGTTCACTGACCCCGAACTCGCTCGCGTGGGACTGAACGAAACGGAGGCAAAACGCCAAGGTATTGCGTTCCGGGTAGCAAAGATTCCTATGGCAGCTGTGCTGCGCAGTCGTACACTCTCGGAGACTCGAGGGTTTGTAAAAGCGCTCGTGGGAGATGACGATCGCCTTCTCGGGTTCACGGCATTTGGTGTGGAAGCGAGCGAGATGCTGGCGGCCGTCCAAACGGCGATGTTGGCACCAGTGCCGTACACCCTGTTGACGGATGCGATCTTCGCGCATCCCACCACCGCGGAAGGTTTGGGGGTATTGTTGTCCGAACGGCCAAAATACGAGCCCATCGTTGTAAGGGACGATCAAGTGACGGTCTAA
- a CDS encoding alpha/beta hydrolase, with product MSPTAYTIVLIHGLWLSSQSLERFAEYYRSRGYNVLVPEWPRFGETVGQTCQRGRSIAELGTAEIFEHYERLLEKLDTPVLLIGHSFGGLLVQLLLDRGWGSAGVAIAAPAAPGVWRYTFVQLRMIAPVLLNPFNDGRSVSLSSNRFRSVVANAVDDDEAAELFDRYVVPAPARVLFELAFSNLTPRSPLYVNYCNHKRAPLLLVSGSDDHLVPNTITRRVLHRHACSNSVTDFKEFSGRSHLLIAERGWEEVASYTLAWAFSQTKRRNDYRLSDSNQHSPATPPSHDSE from the coding sequence GTGTCTCCCACAGCCTACACAATCGTTCTAATACACGGACTCTGGCTCTCATCGCAGAGTCTGGAACGCTTTGCAGAGTACTACCGATCGCGGGGATACAACGTTCTGGTCCCCGAATGGCCTCGGTTTGGTGAGACGGTAGGTCAAACATGCCAGCGGGGAAGGTCAATTGCCGAGCTGGGCACGGCCGAAATCTTCGAGCACTACGAGCGGTTGCTTGAGAAGCTCGACACTCCGGTGCTCCTGATCGGACACTCCTTTGGCGGCCTCCTGGTGCAATTGCTGTTAGACCGTGGTTGGGGCAGCGCAGGAGTAGCCATCGCGGCGCCTGCGGCACCTGGAGTGTGGCGGTATACGTTCGTACAACTCCGCATGATCGCCCCTGTGTTACTCAATCCGTTCAACGACGGGCGTTCGGTATCCCTGTCATCGAATCGGTTCCGAAGTGTGGTCGCAAATGCGGTGGACGACGACGAGGCAGCAGAGCTCTTCGATCGTTATGTGGTTCCGGCGCCTGCCCGCGTGCTTTTTGAGCTAGCATTCTCGAACCTGACCCCGCGCTCACCACTTTACGTGAATTATTGCAATCACAAACGAGCACCATTGTTGCTGGTTTCCGGTAGCGACGATCATCTAGTCCCAAACACGATCACTCGACGCGTCTTACACCGTCATGCTTGTTCAAACTCGGTGACCGATTTCAAAGAATTCTCCGGCCGCTCTCATTTGTTGATTGCCGAGCGTGGCTGGGAAGAAGTGGCATCCTACACGCTTGCATGGGCGTTCTCTCAAACCAAGCGACGCAACGACTATCGCTTGAGCGATTCCAATCAACACTCCCCTGCAACGCCTCCGTCCCACGATTCCGAATAG
- a CDS encoding sigma-70 family RNA polymerase sigma factor, which yields MDNDHTTLAVQHYLEELAQMEGDAAVAPVVGELIARSVARLQLLCGSLLFRSYPRLLSPPLNLQTEELLSAVVDRLLRAIREVRPKTVRQFFALANKHIRWELNDLARQLDGPSAALELQEGLVASPEPSGSQLSGNARRILQAIEELPEAERETFSLVRVQGMSHVEVAELVGVSTKTIQRRLNRSLMLLSAKLSDLDPMASTPNGV from the coding sequence ATGGACAATGATCACACGACTTTGGCTGTTCAGCATTACCTGGAAGAACTTGCCCAGATGGAGGGCGATGCTGCGGTGGCCCCCGTCGTCGGCGAGCTCATCGCTCGCTCGGTCGCACGACTCCAGTTGCTCTGTGGGTCGCTATTGTTCAGAAGCTATCCTCGCCTGTTGTCCCCGCCACTCAATTTGCAAACAGAGGAACTGCTTAGCGCGGTTGTCGACCGACTGCTACGGGCGATTCGAGAAGTCAGACCCAAGACGGTTCGCCAGTTCTTTGCGCTCGCAAATAAGCACATTCGTTGGGAGCTCAATGACCTTGCGCGGCAACTGGACGGACCATCGGCAGCGCTCGAATTGCAAGAAGGACTCGTCGCTTCGCCTGAGCCGAGCGGCTCACAATTGAGCGGTAACGCGCGACGTATTTTGCAGGCGATCGAAGAACTGCCCGAGGCGGAACGTGAGACATTTAGCTTGGTACGTGTGCAGGGGATGAGCCACGTCGAGGTGGCTGAACTTGTCGGAGTCTCTACCAAGACGATTCAGCGGCGTCTGAATCGAAGTCTGATGCTACTCTCGGCGAAACTCAGCGATCTTGATCCCATGGCATCAACGCCAAATGGAGTCTAG
- a CDS encoding serine/threonine-protein kinase: protein MPHNARVEELVEQIMESEISTEEACRFEPSLLPAVVVRLEQIRAVALQVDSLFPSRERAAWPASATFPSGAALPTVPGYDIEDVLGRGGVGVVYKATQLSLHRSVALKMLLVGSYASQLELARFTREAKALAALRHPNIVQIYDVGQVDGRPFFTMEFVDGGTLGQRFASAPHSVRDAAKVIATLASAVQAAHDLGIIHRDLKPANILLTADGELRITDFGLARRVDDATALTRTGARMGTPSYMAPEQVLGTTLTVSADIYALGALLYEMLTGRPPFRASSFAEIERQLLNDQVVPPSRLNPKTPRDLDTICLKCLEKDPQRRYATSDDLAADVERFLRHEPIHARPLSRTKRFVRWGRRNPSLAAVFLMFTAFLGLLAVEGSREVAFAAGRRAEKARLTARLESGLELMRAEKFSEADALLGKLGDGGFADLRERIDSALSHLKLVEDLGLVTIRRVSACKMLGRSAQTNRDAERSYEALFQNAGLAAISDTPQEVATRIRQMDTHNALLAAMDDWAASTLDLDRREWLLEITRNADPDPRGWRGQARNSENWAKPQALLSLSQTDFDGEVSVELLCLLADRMDAAGIDSLSFRRKIQRERPDDFLANMVLADALRSESPDEAIRFLQATVAISPHVPAAHTKLGATLLSLGRYDEARESLEKALLLNPDSEIARTYLAKF, encoded by the coding sequence ATGCCTCACAACGCGCGAGTAGAAGAACTCGTTGAGCAGATCATGGAGTCCGAAATCTCGACAGAAGAGGCTTGCCGCTTCGAACCGAGCCTGTTGCCGGCGGTGGTAGTTCGACTGGAACAGATCCGGGCCGTTGCCTTGCAGGTCGATTCGCTTTTTCCGTCCCGGGAACGAGCGGCATGGCCCGCGTCAGCAACTTTTCCATCAGGGGCAGCGCTGCCAACCGTGCCAGGCTACGACATCGAGGATGTGCTCGGCCGAGGTGGCGTGGGCGTGGTGTACAAGGCGACTCAGCTCAGCCTGCATCGTTCCGTCGCCCTGAAAATGCTACTGGTCGGCTCCTACGCAAGCCAGCTAGAACTGGCGCGATTCACTCGCGAAGCGAAGGCACTCGCTGCACTTCGGCACCCCAATATCGTCCAGATCTACGACGTGGGGCAGGTGGATGGCCGTCCGTTCTTCACCATGGAATTTGTGGACGGGGGGACGCTAGGGCAGCGATTTGCCAGTGCCCCCCATTCGGTCCGTGACGCGGCCAAGGTGATCGCGACGCTCGCGTCTGCAGTGCAGGCGGCTCACGATTTAGGGATCATTCACCGGGACCTCAAACCCGCCAACATTCTACTGACGGCCGACGGCGAATTGAGAATCACCGATTTCGGTCTTGCACGAAGGGTGGATGACGCAACCGCGCTCACTCGAACGGGCGCACGAATGGGAACTCCCAGTTACATGGCGCCCGAGCAGGTTCTCGGTACGACGCTCACGGTTTCGGCGGACATCTACGCATTGGGGGCACTGCTCTATGAGATGCTCACCGGTCGCCCCCCCTTTCGAGCATCAAGTTTTGCCGAGATCGAAAGACAGTTGCTCAATGACCAGGTTGTGCCTCCGTCCAGGCTGAATCCCAAGACGCCTCGCGATCTGGATACCATTTGCTTGAAATGTCTTGAGAAAGATCCACAGCGACGCTATGCCACCTCGGACGACCTCGCTGCCGACGTGGAAAGGTTCCTTCGTCACGAACCGATTCACGCCAGACCATTGAGCCGGACAAAGCGCTTTGTGCGATGGGGACGACGAAATCCATCTCTCGCCGCAGTGTTCTTGATGTTCACCGCGTTTCTCGGTTTGCTCGCCGTCGAAGGCTCCCGCGAGGTCGCATTCGCGGCAGGTCGTCGAGCCGAGAAAGCCCGGCTCACCGCGCGACTTGAATCCGGCCTGGAATTGATGCGCGCCGAGAAGTTTTCCGAAGCCGATGCGCTGCTGGGGAAACTAGGGGACGGAGGATTTGCAGATCTGCGAGAGCGAATTGACAGTGCGTTGAGCCATTTAAAATTGGTCGAAGATTTGGGGTTGGTGACGATCCGGCGAGTCTCTGCGTGCAAGATGCTTGGGCGATCTGCTCAGACCAACCGCGACGCGGAGCGGAGCTACGAGGCGCTCTTCCAGAATGCTGGGCTGGCCGCGATTTCCGACACGCCCCAAGAGGTTGCCACCCGCATTCGTCAAATGGACACGCACAACGCTCTTTTGGCCGCAATGGACGACTGGGCCGCAAGTACGCTAGATTTGGATCGCCGAGAGTGGTTGTTGGAGATCACCAGGAATGCCGATCCGGATCCTCGAGGGTGGCGCGGCCAAGCAAGAAACTCGGAAAATTGGGCCAAACCCCAGGCACTTTTGTCGCTTTCTCAAACAGACTTCGACGGCGAAGTTTCAGTTGAGCTACTGTGTCTGCTTGCGGATCGGATGGACGCGGCTGGCATCGACTCGCTTTCGTTCCGACGGAAGATCCAACGCGAAAGACCCGACGATTTTCTTGCCAACATGGTGTTGGCCGATGCGCTGAGAAGCGAGTCACCCGACGAAGCGATTCGCTTTCTGCAAGCAACGGTGGCGATCTCTCCCCATGTCCCCGCGGCGCACACCAAACTGGGGGCGACACTGCTCTCGCTGGGCAGATACGACGAAGCGCGTGAGTCGCTGGAAAAGGCGCTCTTACTGAATCCCGATTCCGAGATCGCTCGCACCTATCTTGCCAAATTCTAG
- the ahr gene encoding NADPH-dependent aldehyde reductase Ahr: MTTTEAWVATAANQPLTRQTIEFGPLGAEEVEVEVEHCGICHSDLSMLNNEWGMTQYPAVLGHEVVGRIVELGPAAKGLKVGQRVGIGWTASSCMHCRQCMSGDQHLCAHAQGTIVGHRGGFSNRVRAHWAWTIPLPEGIAAEDAGPLFCGGITVFNPLALYAQPIHRVGIVGIGGLGHLGVKFASAYGCEVTAFTSSEGKFDEARQLGAHHVASSRDSQSFARRAGYFDLLIVTVAVPLDWPAIIAALAPRGRLHIVGIVPEPIKVDVFSLLMGQRSVSSSPTGSPTDIAQMLDFAARHRLAPQTEHFPMSRMNEAMEHLAAGKARYRIVLDADF; this comes from the coding sequence ATGACGACAACTGAAGCGTGGGTTGCCACCGCTGCCAATCAACCTTTGACTCGCCAGACAATCGAGTTTGGACCATTGGGGGCGGAGGAGGTCGAAGTCGAGGTCGAGCATTGTGGCATTTGCCACTCCGATCTGTCCATGCTGAACAATGAGTGGGGCATGACTCAGTACCCCGCAGTCCTCGGCCACGAAGTGGTCGGTCGGATTGTGGAGCTGGGGCCCGCCGCAAAAGGACTCAAGGTCGGCCAACGTGTCGGAATCGGTTGGACGGCAAGCAGCTGCATGCATTGCCGCCAATGCATGTCGGGAGATCAACATCTGTGCGCCCATGCCCAGGGAACGATCGTTGGGCACCGCGGCGGGTTTTCGAACCGAGTGAGAGCTCACTGGGCCTGGACGATTCCTTTGCCAGAGGGCATAGCCGCGGAAGACGCAGGCCCTTTGTTCTGTGGTGGTATTACGGTCTTCAACCCGCTGGCACTCTACGCCCAACCTATCCACCGCGTCGGCATCGTGGGAATCGGGGGCCTGGGTCACCTAGGGGTCAAGTTTGCTTCCGCCTACGGGTGCGAAGTCACCGCGTTCACCTCCAGCGAGGGCAAGTTTGACGAGGCCCGCCAGCTGGGCGCCCACCACGTGGCGTCAAGTCGTGATTCGCAGTCGTTTGCACGACGCGCCGGGTATTTCGACCTGCTGATCGTCACCGTTGCAGTTCCTCTCGACTGGCCGGCGATCATCGCTGCACTCGCGCCCCGCGGCCGACTCCACATCGTGGGCATCGTCCCCGAGCCCATCAAAGTGGACGTGTTTTCGCTGCTGATGGGGCAACGGTCCGTTTCCAGCTCTCCAACGGGTTCACCAACCGACATCGCGCAAATGCTGGACTTTGCCGCCAGGCATCGTCTTGCGCCACAGACCGAGCACTTTCCGATGAGCCGGATGAACGAGGCGATGGAGCACCTGGCAGCCGGCAAGGCCCGCTACCGCATCGTGCTCGACGCGGACTTTTGA
- a CDS encoding zinc-binding alcohol dehydrogenase family protein has protein sequence MKAIALTRYLPIDDSNSLIDVDLEKPVPKARDLLVEVRAIAVNPVDTKVRAPKDQVEPTPRILGWDAAGIVLDVGSEVSLFRPGDAVFYAGDLTRQGCNSQMQLVDERIVGHKPSSLDFAQAAALPLTAITAYEALFDRLGLDPDGENGQPSLLIVGGAGGVGSIAIQLAKIAKLNVVATASRPESVQWVTELGADHVVNHREPLRPQLEAIGLRHLDFIALFNDTDGHWNAATDLIRPQGTIVTIVENKRPLSQDVMKAKSAKLAWEFMFTRSMFQTNDMEQQHRLLHRIAEWVDQGGLRSTVNRVISPISADNLREAHRLIETGRSIGKIVLEGWPLAY, from the coding sequence ATGAAAGCCATTGCCCTCACACGCTATCTGCCGATTGATGATTCCAACTCTCTGATTGACGTCGACCTCGAAAAACCGGTTCCCAAAGCGCGTGATCTGCTCGTCGAGGTAAGAGCAATCGCGGTCAACCCAGTGGACACAAAGGTGCGAGCTCCCAAGGATCAGGTAGAGCCGACACCGCGAATCCTAGGCTGGGATGCCGCCGGCATCGTCCTCGACGTGGGTTCCGAAGTGAGCTTGTTTCGCCCTGGAGACGCGGTTTTTTATGCCGGCGATCTCACTCGCCAGGGGTGCAATTCCCAGATGCAACTCGTCGATGAACGGATCGTCGGCCACAAACCTTCGTCGCTTGATTTCGCGCAGGCCGCAGCATTGCCGTTGACCGCCATCACGGCCTATGAAGCGTTATTTGATCGTCTCGGACTCGACCCGGATGGCGAAAACGGGCAGCCGAGCCTACTGATTGTAGGCGGCGCTGGCGGTGTCGGATCCATCGCGATTCAGCTCGCGAAAATTGCGAAACTGAATGTCGTGGCGACCGCCTCTCGGCCCGAGTCCGTGCAGTGGGTGACCGAACTGGGGGCCGATCATGTTGTCAACCACCGGGAACCCTTGCGGCCACAGCTCGAAGCGATTGGCCTGCGGCATCTCGATTTCATCGCCTTGTTTAACGATACCGACGGTCATTGGAACGCGGCCACCGACTTGATACGGCCTCAAGGCACGATTGTGACCATCGTGGAGAACAAAAGGCCGTTGAGCCAGGATGTGATGAAGGCCAAGTCGGCCAAGCTTGCCTGGGAGTTCATGTTTACCCGATCGATGTTCCAAACCAACGACATGGAGCAGCAACACCGGCTGCTGCATCGGATCGCCGAGTGGGTCGATCAAGGGGGGCTTCGCAGTACGGTCAATCGAGTCATCAGCCCCATCTCTGCGGACAATCTACGCGAGGCGCATCGCCTGATCGAAACCGGACGAAGCATCGGCAAAATTGTCCTGGAGGGGTGGCCACTCGCGTATTGA
- a CDS encoding alpha/beta fold hydrolase, which produces MSLVASADGANIFYKDWGNPSDQPIVFHHGWPLSSDDWDSQMLFFLSKGYRVIAHDRRGHGRSSQVSDGHDMDHYAADVSAVVKHLDLRDAVHIGHSTGGGEAARYVAQHGAGRVAKLVLIGAVPPLMVKTQHNPDGLPLDVFDGFREQLLANRTQFYWDVASGPFYGFNRPEVTPSAPVVQNWWRQGMMGGAKAHYDGIKAFSETDFTDDLKAIDVPTLVMHGDDDQIVPIGASAMLSAKLLKQSKLKIYEKFSHGMCTTNSDVINADLLAFIQGESVGT; this is translated from the coding sequence ATGAGCTTGGTTGCGAGCGCAGACGGCGCAAACATCTTTTACAAAGACTGGGGGAACCCCAGCGATCAGCCTATTGTCTTTCATCATGGCTGGCCGCTCAGCTCCGATGATTGGGATTCCCAGATGCTGTTCTTCCTGTCCAAAGGCTATCGCGTGATCGCTCATGATCGACGAGGCCATGGGCGATCCAGTCAGGTTAGCGATGGTCATGACATGGATCATTATGCTGCCGACGTTTCCGCCGTGGTGAAGCATCTTGATTTACGAGACGCTGTTCATATTGGCCATTCGACAGGCGGCGGTGAAGCGGCTCGTTATGTTGCGCAGCACGGAGCGGGGCGCGTTGCAAAACTGGTACTCATCGGCGCCGTTCCGCCGCTGATGGTGAAAACGCAGCATAACCCGGATGGACTGCCACTCGATGTGTTTGATGGGTTTCGTGAGCAATTGCTGGCCAACCGGACGCAATTCTACTGGGACGTCGCCAGCGGACCTTTCTACGGCTTCAACCGTCCGGAGGTGACTCCCTCGGCACCTGTCGTGCAGAACTGGTGGCGGCAGGGAATGATGGGAGGTGCCAAGGCGCACTACGATGGGATCAAGGCTTTCTCGGAAACGGATTTCACCGACGACCTGAAGGCGATTGACGTGCCAACACTCGTCATGCATGGTGATGATGATCAGATCGTGCCCATCGGAGCCTCCGCGATGCTCTCGGCAAAACTACTGAAGCAAAGCAAGCTCAAGATCTACGAAAAGTTTTCGCACGGAATGTGTACCACCAACAGCGATGTCATCAATGCGGATCTGTTGGCATTCATTCAAGGAGAGTCAGTCGGCACCTGA
- a CDS encoding metallophosphoesterase family protein — MVSRRQFLGTVPISSVAVSAIGLQQSAQSQGTSSDPTDARGLLASPPVVQNPREDGFGVSVAVRGLATAWVEYGLAADDLRFTSVASDHGLIRADDRALHVRIEHHEPLPTDRPIYYRVLVQPLHYVNAYSLQRGEPDATRTYALRLPSGAKKRIRLVSINDTHENLETIRVLHGEIEKLRPDALIWNGDSCNDFDASDSPEQILLNPAQDANLAWAGTRPLLFSNGNHDVRGQRAREVIKSFAGCPESTELPYNQALRLGPLALITLDTGEDKPDSHPVFAGTAAYEPYRARQATWLKRVLDRPEIKQAPLKVVACHIPLRGLDGQNDGTTLEGYASYCGFGAKLWLPVLKQAGVHAILSGHMHRDRLDAASEEMPVLQFVGGGPRPGQATLTIVDAVQEDAEQRLEIRIVNLQGDVLHRHQWS; from the coding sequence ATGGTAAGTCGTCGCCAATTCCTGGGCACCGTTCCGATCAGCTCCGTTGCCGTCTCCGCGATCGGGCTTCAACAGTCCGCTCAGTCGCAAGGGACCTCATCGGATCCGACCGACGCGCGGGGACTGCTCGCCAGCCCACCGGTGGTGCAAAACCCGCGTGAAGACGGCTTCGGCGTCAGCGTCGCGGTCCGGGGACTGGCCACCGCCTGGGTTGAATACGGGCTGGCCGCCGATGACCTGCGGTTCACTTCCGTCGCCAGTGACCACGGATTGATTCGTGCCGATGACCGCGCGTTGCATGTTCGCATCGAACACCATGAACCGCTGCCGACCGATCGCCCGATTTACTATCGTGTGCTGGTGCAACCGCTGCACTATGTGAACGCCTATTCGCTGCAACGCGGTGAGCCGGACGCGACTCGCACGTATGCCCTCCGGTTGCCCAGCGGCGCGAAGAAACGGATTCGTCTGGTCAGCATCAACGACACGCATGAAAACCTGGAGACGATCCGAGTCCTGCACGGCGAAATTGAAAAGCTCCGGCCGGACGCATTGATCTGGAATGGCGACAGTTGCAACGACTTTGACGCCTCCGATTCCCCCGAGCAAATCTTGCTCAATCCGGCTCAGGATGCAAACCTGGCCTGGGCCGGCACGCGTCCGCTTCTGTTCAGCAACGGGAATCATGATGTTCGAGGCCAGCGGGCGCGCGAAGTCATCAAGAGTTTTGCGGGTTGCCCCGAGTCGACAGAGCTGCCTTACAACCAGGCGTTGCGGCTCGGTCCGCTGGCGTTGATCACACTGGATACGGGAGAGGATAAACCGGACAGCCATCCGGTGTTTGCCGGAACCGCCGCCTACGAACCCTATCGTGCACGCCAAGCCACATGGCTGAAACGCGTGCTGGATCGCCCCGAGATCAAGCAGGCGCCGCTCAAGGTGGTCGCGTGCCATATCCCCTTACGCGGACTCGACGGCCAGAACGACGGGACGACTCTGGAAGGCTACGCCAGCTATTGCGGTTTCGGCGCCAAACTGTGGCTGCCCGTCTTAAAACAGGCAGGCGTTCACGCGATCCTGTCGGGACACATGCACCGCGACCGCCTGGACGCGGCGAGCGAGGAAATGCCGGTCCTGCAATTCGTCGGCGGAGGACCGCGACCGGGCCAAGCGACACTGACCATCGTCGACGCTGTTCAAGAAGACGCCGAACAGCGACTGGAAATCCGGATCGTCAACCTACAAGGCGATGTGCTTCACCGGCACCAGTGGTCCTGA
- the pyrF gene encoding orotidine-5'-phosphate decarboxylase codes for MSFATRLADAVRRTRSVTCVGLDPRKASLPAPIRDSVSQDRPEEWAAAYTQFCCEIIDVVGDLVPCVKPQAAFFEQLGPAGMISLGEVIAYARSKNLLVILDGKRNDIGSTATAYADAYLGAESPWGSDSLTVSPYLGRDSIEPFVDVCDSRAAGVFVLVKTSNPGGGLLQNRETDGQTVFGAVAELLTELNSTRQNAEGYGPLGAVVGATYPQELAELRAAMPHSWILIPGFGAQGGAADDVKVGFHEGGMGAVVNSSRHIIFAHARPEYADKFGDARWHDAVRAATEQMNAQLDLVS; via the coding sequence ATGTCTTTTGCGACTCGATTGGCCGACGCGGTTCGGCGGACTCGTAGCGTCACCTGCGTCGGACTGGACCCCCGCAAAGCCTCGCTGCCGGCACCGATCCGTGACTCGGTCAGCCAGGACCGGCCGGAGGAATGGGCGGCGGCATACACCCAGTTTTGCTGCGAAATCATCGACGTCGTCGGCGATCTTGTGCCCTGCGTGAAGCCGCAAGCGGCGTTTTTCGAGCAACTCGGCCCTGCCGGAATGATCTCGCTGGGCGAAGTCATCGCCTACGCCCGATCGAAAAACCTGTTGGTCATCCTGGACGGCAAACGCAACGACATCGGCAGCACCGCGACCGCCTACGCCGACGCTTACCTGGGCGCCGAGAGCCCTTGGGGCAGCGATTCGCTGACGGTCAGCCCCTATCTGGGACGCGACAGCATCGAGCCGTTCGTGGACGTTTGCGATTCTCGAGCGGCAGGGGTGTTCGTCTTGGTGAAAACGTCCAACCCCGGTGGTGGGCTACTGCAGAACCGCGAAACCGATGGGCAAACGGTGTTCGGAGCCGTCGCAGAATTGCTGACCGAGTTGAATTCGACGCGGCAAAACGCCGAGGGTTACGGGCCTTTGGGGGCGGTCGTCGGTGCGACGTATCCGCAGGAATTGGCCGAATTGCGGGCCGCGATGCCTCACAGCTGGATCCTGATCCCCGGATTCGGTGCCCAGGGCGGTGCGGCCGACGACGTCAAGGTCGGGTTTCACGAGGGCGGGATGGGGGCGGTGGTCAACAGTTCCCGTCACATCATTTTCGCTCATGCCCGCCCGGAATATGCCGATAAGTTCGGGGACGCACGCTGGCACGACGCGGTCCGGGCGGCGACCGAGCAGATGAACGCGCAATTGGACCTGGTGAGTTAG
- the rpmI gene encoding 50S ribosomal protein L35: MGNKMKTHKGIKKRFRLSATGKAMHRQSGTSHLANGLTKKRRRNLRGTTAVDTCMEKSIQASLNGYSN; this comes from the coding sequence ATGGGCAACAAGATGAAGACCCATAAGGGTATCAAGAAACGCTTTCGCTTGTCCGCCACGGGCAAGGCGATGCACCGCCAAAGTGGCACCAGCCACCTGGCAAACGGTTTGACCAAAAAGCGTCGGCGAAACCTGCGCGGCACGACCGCGGTGGACACCTGCATGGAAAAATCCATCCAGGCCTCGCTGAACGGTTACAGCAACTAA
- the rplT gene encoding 50S ribosomal protein L20, whose protein sequence is MRATKGAARRQSKKRLFKRAKGYVGGRGRLTRSVKETLLRSGAYAFRDRRVRKRDFRRLWITRLNAATRMHGLRYSEFIHGLKKAGIELDRKTLSEMAIHDEAGFKAVVDKVKEALAA, encoded by the coding sequence ATGCGTGCGACCAAAGGTGCCGCTCGTCGGCAATCCAAGAAACGTCTGTTCAAACGCGCCAAAGGTTACGTCGGCGGACGCGGCCGTCTGACCCGATCGGTCAAGGAAACGCTGCTCCGCAGTGGCGCGTACGCCTTTCGCGACCGCCGCGTGCGAAAACGCGATTTCCGTCGCTTGTGGATCACGCGTCTGAACGCCGCGACCCGCATGCACGGCCTGCGATACAGCGAATTCATTCACGGTTTGAAGAAAGCCGGGATCGAATTGGACCGCAAGACGCTGTCCGAAATGGCCATCCACGACGAAGCCGGTTTCAAGGCCGTCGTTGATAAGGTCAAAGAAGCGTTGGCCGCGTAG